A region from the uncultured Holophaga sp. genome encodes:
- a CDS encoding CoA pyrophosphatase encodes MSAEPWVPGSEAPPLPWPRVEASLRQANRLPDPHRLTRLHPHSDRRAAVAVLLWGDPEGARKVVLVQRGQSAPQHPGELAFPGGMAEPRDRDLPSTARRELMEELGITEDLWELGCFPDGIAKGRTRFTPVFFRWETPNPTPVPGPEIQRALMLPLQGLLDAPWTTQRLALEGTYFSAPRLEMEPVALWGATARVLKAWLDLLAGPKQDREKHL; translated from the coding sequence GTGTCCGCTGAACCCTGGGTGCCTGGCAGTGAGGCCCCTCCCCTGCCTTGGCCCAGAGTGGAAGCCAGTCTGCGACAGGCCAACCGCCTGCCCGACCCCCACCGCCTGACCCGCCTCCACCCCCACTCCGACCGCCGGGCAGCAGTGGCGGTGCTCCTGTGGGGCGACCCGGAAGGTGCCCGCAAAGTCGTCCTGGTCCAACGGGGCCAGTCAGCCCCTCAGCACCCTGGTGAGCTGGCCTTTCCCGGGGGCATGGCGGAACCCAGGGACCGGGATCTGCCCAGCACCGCCCGCCGGGAGCTGATGGAAGAACTGGGCATCACCGAGGATCTCTGGGAGCTGGGCTGCTTCCCCGATGGCATCGCCAAGGGCCGGACCCGCTTCACCCCCGTCTTCTTCCGCTGGGAGACCCCGAACCCGACCCCAGTGCCCGGCCCGGAGATCCAGCGGGCCCTCATGCTGCCCCTCCAGGGCCTCCTGGATGCGCCGTGGACCACCCAGCGTCTGGCCCTGGAGGGCACCTACTTCAGTGCCCCCCGCCTGGAAATGGAACCCGTCGCCCTCTGGGGAGCCACGGCAAGGGTGCTCAAGGCCTGGCTGGATCTGTTGGCTGGACCGAAGCAGGACCGTGAGAAGCACCTATAG
- a CDS encoding pyruvate carboxylase — protein MSKVKKSAVPSGVRVINKLMAANRSEIAVRIIRAAHELGLQAVGIYAQEDRFCVHRQRADESYQVGAGKAPVAAYLDIESIIGVAKENGVDAVHPGYGFLSENADFARACDEAGLIFVGPRAELLEMMGDKTAARALAKRIQVPVLPGTEEPVSDRAEAMKIAQEIGFPLIIKAAFGGGGRGMRVVKREEDLAALLDEAQGEAGQAFGNPAVFLEKYIGRAKHIEVQILGDKHGNVIHLHERDCSIQRRHQKVVEVAPSYGLPPAIISELCEAAARIAREIHYDNAGTVEFLYDLDRHEWFFIEMNPRIQVEHTVTEVITGLDLVRAQVLIAQGYELHSPEVGMPQQADVPRNGFAIQCRITTEDPEKKFIPDYGRISVYRSPGGLGVRLDGGMGFAGSVITPFYDSLLAKLVTSGQTWDMAIARTRRALMEFSIRGVKTNIPFLENVVDHELFRNGEATTTLIDTSPELFAFRPRRDRATKLLNYIGNVIVNGHPHTKGYMPAKAFPLAKAPVYDHRVTPPAGTRQKLLELGPKGFAQWTREQKGLLITDTTLRDAHQSLMATRVRSIDMFNGAGAVAHRTSQLYSLEMWGGATFDTAMRFLSEDPWERLRQLREQIPNICFQMLLRGANAVGYTNYPDHVVAGFVKHAAETGIDIFRIFDSLNYLPNLRVAMEATQKTHALCEAALCYTGDILDEKRDKYSLKYYVKLAKELEKMGAHVLAIKDMAGLCRPQAAFKLVKALKEEVGLPIHFHTHDTSGVAASSILKASEAGVDIVDVALASMSGSTSQPNLNSVVAALQHTERDTGLDLDALNQFSDYWEQVRDYYRPFDTAPKTGSAEVYLHEMPGGQYTNLKEQAAAMGVSHRWPEIARTYAEVNTLFGDIVKVTPSSKVVGDMALLLFTRGVKPADVVNLEPGTIPYPESVIDMMSGGLGWPEGGWPVDVWQAILGPERYAEAQARYQRETTPEALKMKGAQVDEAALALLRKELADKLHREPSDDELFSWLMYPQVFLDFVKQQKEYGDISPVPTPVFFYGLRPEEEITVTIEQGKSLIIKLISVGEPDKDGKRLVNYELNGMSRATHILDKSVAPKTKPKPKADLEDPSQVGAPIPGLIATLSVSVGAKVKKGDKLLMMEAMKMQTTVYAPMDGVVSELHISVGDSVEAKDLLARIKG, from the coding sequence ATGTCGAAAGTGAAGAAGTCTGCGGTGCCCAGCGGTGTGCGCGTGATCAATAAGCTGATGGCCGCCAACCGTTCGGAGATTGCGGTCCGGATCATCCGGGCGGCGCATGAGCTGGGTCTTCAGGCGGTCGGCATCTATGCCCAGGAGGACCGCTTCTGTGTGCATCGGCAGCGGGCGGACGAGTCCTATCAGGTGGGTGCGGGCAAGGCCCCCGTGGCTGCCTATCTCGACATCGAGAGCATCATCGGCGTGGCCAAGGAGAATGGTGTGGATGCGGTCCACCCCGGCTACGGTTTCCTCTCCGAGAACGCCGACTTCGCCCGGGCCTGTGATGAGGCCGGGCTGATCTTCGTGGGTCCCCGGGCCGAGCTGCTGGAGATGATGGGCGACAAGACCGCCGCCCGGGCCCTGGCCAAGCGCATCCAGGTGCCTGTCCTGCCGGGCACCGAAGAACCCGTGAGTGACCGGGCCGAGGCCATGAAGATTGCTCAGGAGATCGGCTTCCCCCTGATCATCAAGGCCGCCTTCGGTGGAGGCGGCCGTGGCATGCGCGTGGTCAAGCGGGAGGAGGACTTGGCTGCCCTCCTGGACGAGGCTCAGGGGGAGGCCGGTCAGGCCTTCGGCAACCCTGCGGTCTTCCTGGAGAAGTACATCGGCCGGGCCAAGCACATCGAGGTGCAGATCCTGGGTGACAAGCATGGCAACGTGATCCACCTCCACGAGCGCGACTGTTCCATCCAGCGTCGCCACCAGAAGGTGGTGGAGGTGGCCCCCAGCTACGGCTTGCCCCCCGCCATCATCAGTGAGCTCTGTGAGGCTGCCGCCCGCATCGCCCGCGAGATCCACTACGACAACGCCGGCACCGTGGAGTTCCTCTATGACCTGGACCGCCACGAGTGGTTCTTCATTGAGATGAACCCCCGCATCCAGGTGGAGCACACCGTCACTGAGGTCATCACAGGCCTGGACCTGGTGCGCGCCCAGGTGCTCATCGCCCAGGGCTACGAGCTCCACAGCCCCGAGGTGGGCATGCCCCAGCAGGCGGATGTCCCCCGCAACGGTTTCGCCATCCAGTGCCGCATCACCACGGAGGATCCCGAGAAGAAGTTCATCCCCGACTACGGCCGCATCTCCGTCTACCGCTCCCCTGGTGGCCTGGGGGTGCGTCTCGATGGCGGCATGGGCTTCGCAGGCTCGGTCATCACCCCCTTCTACGACTCCCTCCTGGCCAAGCTGGTGACCAGCGGCCAGACCTGGGACATGGCCATCGCCCGCACCCGCCGAGCCCTCATGGAGTTCAGCATCCGGGGTGTGAAGACCAACATCCCTTTCCTGGAGAACGTGGTGGACCACGAGCTCTTCCGGAACGGTGAGGCCACCACCACCCTCATCGACACGAGCCCCGAGCTCTTCGCCTTCCGCCCCCGCCGGGACCGCGCCACCAAGCTCCTGAACTACATCGGCAACGTCATCGTCAACGGGCACCCCCACACCAAGGGCTACATGCCCGCCAAGGCCTTCCCCTTGGCCAAGGCCCCGGTCTACGATCACCGGGTGACGCCCCCCGCCGGCACCCGCCAGAAGCTGCTGGAACTGGGCCCCAAGGGCTTCGCCCAGTGGACCCGGGAGCAGAAGGGGCTTCTCATCACAGACACCACCCTGCGGGATGCCCACCAGTCCCTGATGGCCACCCGTGTCCGCAGCATCGACATGTTTAACGGGGCCGGGGCCGTGGCCCACCGCACCAGCCAGCTCTACTCCCTGGAGATGTGGGGCGGCGCCACCTTCGACACCGCCATGCGCTTCCTCAGCGAGGATCCCTGGGAGCGCCTCCGCCAGCTCCGCGAGCAGATCCCCAACATCTGCTTCCAGATGCTCCTGCGCGGGGCCAATGCCGTGGGCTACACCAACTACCCCGACCACGTAGTGGCGGGCTTCGTGAAACACGCTGCCGAGACCGGCATCGACATCTTCCGCATCTTCGATTCCCTGAACTACCTGCCCAACCTGAGGGTGGCCATGGAGGCGACCCAGAAGACCCATGCCCTCTGCGAGGCCGCCCTCTGCTACACCGGGGACATCCTGGACGAGAAGCGGGACAAGTACTCGCTGAAGTACTACGTCAAGCTGGCCAAGGAGCTCGAGAAGATGGGCGCCCACGTTCTGGCCATCAAGGACATGGCGGGCCTCTGCCGCCCCCAAGCCGCCTTCAAGCTGGTCAAGGCCCTCAAGGAAGAGGTCGGCCTGCCCATCCACTTCCACACCCACGACACCAGCGGCGTGGCCGCCTCCTCCATCCTCAAGGCCTCCGAAGCCGGGGTGGACATCGTGGACGTGGCCTTGGCCTCCATGTCCGGCAGCACCTCCCAGCCCAACCTCAACTCCGTGGTGGCCGCCCTGCAGCACACCGAGCGGGACACGGGTCTGGACCTGGATGCCCTTAACCAGTTCTCCGACTACTGGGAGCAGGTGCGGGACTACTACAGACCCTTTGATACAGCCCCCAAGACCGGCTCCGCCGAGGTCTATCTCCACGAGATGCCCGGTGGCCAGTACACCAACCTCAAGGAGCAGGCTGCGGCCATGGGCGTCAGCCACCGCTGGCCCGAGATCGCCCGCACCTACGCCGAGGTGAACACCCTCTTCGGTGACATCGTCAAGGTGACCCCCTCCTCCAAGGTGGTGGGTGACATGGCCCTCCTGCTCTTCACCCGGGGTGTGAAGCCCGCCGATGTGGTGAACCTGGAGCCCGGCACCATCCCCTATCCCGAGAGCGTCATCGATATGATGTCGGGTGGCCTGGGTTGGCCCGAGGGTGGCTGGCCCGTGGACGTATGGCAGGCCATCCTCGGCCCCGAGCGCTACGCCGAGGCCCAGGCCCGCTACCAGCGGGAGACCACCCCGGAGGCCCTGAAGATGAAGGGGGCCCAGGTGGACGAGGCGGCCCTGGCCCTGCTCCGCAAAGAGTTGGCTGACAAGCTGCACCGCGAACCCAGCGACGACGAGCTCTTCTCCTGGCTGATGTACCCCCAGGTCTTCCTGGACTTCGTCAAGCAGCAGAAGGAATACGGCGACATCTCCCCGGTTCCCACTCCTGTCTTCTTCTACGGCCTCCGTCCGGAGGAGGAGATCACGGTCACCATCGAACAGGGCAAGTCCCTGATCATCAAGCTGATCTCCGTGGGCGAGCCCGACAAGGACGGCAAGCGCCTAGTCAACTACGAGCTCAACGGCATGTCCCGGGCCACCCACATCCTGGACAAGAGTGTCGCGCCCAAGACCAAGCCCAAGCCCAAGGCCGACCTCGAGGATCCCAGCCAGGTGGGCGCCCCCATCCCGGGCCTCATCGCCACCCTGTCCGTCTCCGTGGGTGCCAAGGTCAAGAAGGGCGACAAGCTCCTGATGATGGAAGCCATGAAGATGCAGACCACGGTATACGCCCCCATGGATGGTGTGGTCTCCGAGCTCCATATCTCCGTGGGCGACAGCGTGGAAGCCAAGGATCTGCTGGCCAGGATCAAGGGCTAG
- a CDS encoding transcription antitermination factor NusB — MVTPSRSSAAQVLHRVFGEGQRVPDAWDARLSHEDAALAQALLGLCLRRWGRLMAWLTPHLKDPKRGLPLGSQVALAQGLAQLAWLPGVGAHAAVNESVELAADRELGFPPHRGLVNAILRRASGDREGLRAALDDLPASLDRTPWAERILRAAHPGREEQEALWTRLQVPPSPWFRTLDDTPLPEGMERDLRATEALHLAPGSPFPRAWLLEGHGMVQDLSSQALMDFQWDSPVTRILDTCAAPGGKTTALSRRFPEAALFALEQEPRRGQRLRENLEKRKVRAQVMVEEAGAWMAKGGRPFDLILLDAPCSGTGTLQKHPELTWLGQTVDLGRLQATQARLLDHAAARLVPGGLLLYAVCSWLPEEGADQAAAFLKRHPGMSPAEVWGGHSAFHPDPLTWPGEGFQGFAFTKG, encoded by the coding sequence ATGGTCACACCGAGCCGATCCTCCGCCGCCCAAGTCCTCCACCGTGTATTCGGGGAGGGACAAAGGGTACCCGACGCCTGGGATGCCCGCCTCAGCCATGAGGACGCCGCCCTGGCCCAAGCCCTCCTGGGGCTCTGTCTCCGGCGCTGGGGCCGCCTCATGGCCTGGCTCACCCCCCACCTCAAGGACCCCAAGCGGGGCCTGCCCCTGGGCTCCCAGGTCGCCCTGGCCCAGGGGCTGGCCCAGTTGGCCTGGCTGCCGGGGGTCGGTGCCCACGCCGCCGTCAACGAGTCGGTGGAGCTGGCTGCGGACCGGGAGCTGGGTTTCCCTCCGCACCGGGGCCTGGTGAACGCCATCCTGCGCCGGGCCTCCGGTGATCGGGAGGGGCTCAGAGCCGCCCTGGACGACCTCCCAGCGAGCCTGGACCGCACCCCCTGGGCGGAGCGGATCCTCAGGGCGGCCCATCCGGGCCGGGAGGAACAGGAGGCTCTCTGGACCAGGCTCCAGGTCCCACCCTCCCCCTGGTTCCGCACCCTTGACGATACGCCCCTCCCCGAGGGGATGGAGCGGGACCTCCGCGCCACGGAGGCCCTCCACCTGGCTCCCGGGAGCCCCTTCCCCCGGGCCTGGCTCCTGGAGGGGCATGGCATGGTCCAGGACCTCAGCTCCCAGGCCCTCATGGACTTCCAATGGGATTCTCCTGTCACCCGGATCCTGGACACCTGCGCCGCCCCGGGTGGCAAGACCACAGCGCTCTCACGCCGCTTCCCCGAAGCGGCCCTCTTCGCCCTGGAGCAGGAGCCCCGGCGGGGCCAGCGCCTCCGGGAGAACCTGGAGAAGCGCAAGGTCCGGGCGCAGGTGATGGTGGAGGAGGCGGGCGCCTGGATGGCCAAGGGAGGGCGCCCCTTCGACCTCATCCTCCTGGACGCCCCCTGCTCCGGAACAGGGACCCTCCAGAAGCACCCGGAGCTCACCTGGCTGGGCCAGACCGTGGACCTGGGCAGACTCCAGGCCACCCAGGCGAGGCTCCTGGACCATGCGGCCGCCCGCCTCGTCCCGGGGGGCCTGCTGCTCTACGCCGTCTGCTCCTGGCTCCCTGAGGAGGGCGCAGATCAGGCTGCGGCCTTCCTGAAGCGCCACCCCGGGATGAGCCCGGCGGAGGTCTGGGGGGGGCACAGCGCCTTCCACCCCGATCCTCTTACCTGGCCCGGCGAAGGTTTCCAAGGATTTGCGTTCACGAAGGGGTGA
- the gmhA gene encoding D-sedoheptulose 7-phosphate isomerase, whose amino-acid sequence MYELLLGHVRESLSLKEAFFAREMHRIVAQGEDMVERLRRGCRVLICGNGGSAADAQHFAAELSGRFVKARRALAGIALSTDTSALTAIGNDYGFEQVFSRQVEALGRPGDLLVGISTSGNSPNVIRAVESARELGMKTLALVGRDGGSLKTLADEALVVPTPVTARIQEVHQMVYHFWCEVIDAGF is encoded by the coding sequence ATGTACGAGCTGTTGCTGGGTCATGTGCGGGAATCCCTCTCTCTGAAGGAGGCCTTTTTCGCCCGGGAGATGCACCGCATCGTCGCCCAGGGTGAGGATATGGTTGAGCGCCTGCGGCGGGGGTGCCGCGTCCTGATCTGCGGCAACGGAGGCAGTGCCGCCGATGCCCAGCACTTCGCCGCCGAGCTCTCGGGGCGCTTTGTGAAGGCGCGTCGCGCCCTGGCGGGCATCGCTCTCAGCACGGACACCTCGGCCCTCACCGCCATCGGCAATGACTATGGATTCGAACAGGTGTTCAGCCGTCAGGTGGAGGCCCTGGGTCGGCCCGGGGACCTGCTGGTGGGCATCAGCACCAGCGGTAACAGTCCCAACGTCATCCGGGCCGTCGAGTCCGCCCGGGAGCTGGGTATGAAGACTCTGGCTCTGGTGGGTCGGGACGGGGGTTCCCTGAAGACGCTGGCCGACGAGGCGCTGGTGGTGCCCACCCCGGTTACGGCCCGCATCCAGGAGGTTCATCAGATGGTCTATCACTTCTGGTGCGAGGTCATCGACGCTGGGTTCTGA
- a CDS encoding DNA translocase FtsK 4TM domain-containing protein, producing MKEGMGRLLLRVVAGAFALVLVLSLFSFHPRDPLVFFAQGQVDPVIHNLCGTWGAHLAGLLQVLMGMGAWLVPAYILWECLPRNNARWYRRLAWLVLALALWTALGALGSRENAQSAIPLRWGGWIGNGIWPPLRRSLGPAGLPILLSLVIFVCALVIAPVLTRAFGKLMVRWFGERAWPWFRPLPGKGAQGARGFLGMVRRSFLGWREKPKVAVRDFDASDLAELGLPEDAVAALDRAEREALAYRRAGNQPSAEMALPVIHSMLLDPMPLESVPLDSQPLDLVPWAEDPAASLELELPPPALLRDLPPPPPPKPLVVEDQVELDRFGRRVEQPALGLTEPTPHLPLPSMPDLPVPRPEGPSWSPRPERAERPKSVNLASPVDRTELPPRRLFDPPKAGGKLDPRLLEDTRALIQQKLTEFKVKGNVVGMQPGPVVTVYEFAPDPGVPLAKVMNMEDDLALALQAEAVRIDRIAGRNLVGIEVPNPRRETISFREVIDSGAFRDPEAKDGTSLLTLALGKDLAGHPVVADLAKMPHLLIGGSTGSGKSVGVNAMICSILLRAMPHEVKLILVDPKMVELGIYEDIPHLWAPVVTDMKEAGRVLKWVVAQMEDRYRRLALLAVRNLEGFNQKILEFGGSIDLSDRTPNPRWPDRPLFLEHLPYVVVVIDELADLMMVARSEVEESIARIAQKARAVGIHLVLATQRPSVDIVTGVIKANLPSRLSYRVNTKIDSRTILDSGGGEQLLGKGDALFLAPGSARPRRIHAPFLSEEETLRLVDWLRERGKPDYNQALLSAMETDEDTAGADEDPGGSGGDDIYDRAVAVVRRERKASTSLLQRKLNIGYGRAARLIDRMEEEGLIGPDRGASKPREVLVEEA from the coding sequence GTGAAAGAGGGGATGGGCAGACTCCTGCTCAGGGTGGTGGCTGGCGCCTTCGCCCTGGTGCTGGTGCTCTCCCTGTTCAGCTTCCACCCCCGGGACCCGCTGGTCTTCTTTGCCCAGGGGCAGGTGGATCCCGTCATCCACAACCTCTGTGGCACCTGGGGTGCCCATCTGGCCGGCCTGCTCCAGGTCCTGATGGGCATGGGGGCCTGGCTGGTCCCCGCCTACATCCTCTGGGAATGCCTCCCCCGGAACAATGCCCGCTGGTACAGGCGCCTCGCCTGGCTGGTCCTGGCTCTGGCCCTCTGGACGGCCCTGGGGGCCTTGGGTTCCAGGGAGAACGCCCAGTCGGCCATTCCCCTGCGCTGGGGCGGCTGGATCGGCAACGGCATCTGGCCGCCCCTCCGGCGCAGCCTGGGCCCTGCAGGGCTCCCCATTCTGCTTTCCCTGGTGATCTTCGTCTGTGCCCTGGTGATCGCCCCGGTGCTCACCCGGGCTTTCGGCAAGCTCATGGTCCGCTGGTTCGGCGAGCGGGCCTGGCCCTGGTTCCGCCCCCTGCCCGGCAAGGGGGCCCAGGGGGCCCGGGGTTTCCTGGGGATGGTGCGCCGCTCCTTCCTGGGGTGGCGGGAGAAACCCAAGGTTGCGGTGCGGGACTTCGACGCCTCCGATCTGGCTGAACTCGGCCTTCCCGAAGACGCGGTGGCCGCCCTGGACCGGGCTGAGCGTGAAGCCCTGGCCTACCGGAGGGCCGGGAATCAGCCATCCGCTGAGATGGCGCTGCCCGTCATCCACTCGATGCTCCTGGACCCCATGCCCCTGGAGTCCGTGCCGCTCGACTCCCAGCCCCTGGACCTCGTGCCCTGGGCAGAGGATCCGGCGGCGAGTCTGGAACTGGAGCTCCCTCCCCCAGCGCTTCTCCGAGATCTGCCGCCTCCTCCGCCCCCCAAACCCCTGGTGGTGGAGGATCAGGTGGAGCTGGACCGCTTCGGACGGCGGGTCGAGCAGCCCGCCCTCGGGTTGACCGAACCCACCCCCCACCTGCCCCTGCCCTCGATGCCCGACCTGCCTGTCCCCAGGCCTGAAGGCCCCTCCTGGAGCCCCCGTCCCGAGCGGGCGGAGCGTCCGAAGTCTGTGAACCTCGCCAGTCCGGTGGATCGGACGGAGCTGCCCCCCCGGCGCCTCTTCGATCCCCCCAAGGCCGGAGGAAAGTTGGATCCCCGTCTCCTGGAGGACACCCGCGCGCTCATTCAGCAGAAGCTCACCGAGTTCAAGGTCAAGGGCAACGTGGTGGGCATGCAGCCCGGTCCGGTGGTGACGGTCTACGAGTTCGCCCCGGACCCTGGTGTGCCCCTGGCCAAGGTGATGAACATGGAGGATGACCTCGCCCTGGCCCTGCAGGCCGAGGCGGTGCGCATCGACCGCATCGCCGGCCGGAATCTGGTGGGTATCGAGGTGCCCAACCCGCGGCGGGAGACCATCAGCTTCCGGGAGGTCATCGACAGCGGAGCTTTCCGGGACCCAGAGGCCAAGGACGGCACCAGCCTCCTGACCCTGGCCCTGGGCAAGGACCTTGCGGGGCATCCCGTGGTGGCCGATCTGGCCAAGATGCCCCACCTCCTGATCGGTGGCTCCACCGGCAGCGGCAAGTCCGTGGGTGTCAATGCCATGATCTGCTCGATCCTGCTGCGGGCCATGCCCCACGAGGTCAAGCTGATCTTGGTGGATCCCAAGATGGTGGAGCTGGGCATCTATGAGGACATCCCCCACCTCTGGGCCCCTGTGGTCACGGATATGAAGGAGGCCGGACGGGTGCTCAAGTGGGTGGTGGCCCAGATGGAGGACCGCTACCGCCGTCTGGCCCTGCTGGCCGTCCGCAACCTGGAGGGCTTCAATCAGAAGATCCTCGAGTTCGGGGGCTCCATCGACCTCAGCGACCGCACGCCCAACCCCCGCTGGCCGGACCGTCCCCTCTTCCTGGAACACCTGCCCTATGTGGTGGTGGTCATCGATGAGCTGGCGGACCTCATGATGGTGGCCCGCAGCGAGGTGGAGGAGAGCATTGCCCGCATCGCCCAGAAGGCCCGCGCCGTCGGCATCCATCTGGTCCTGGCCACCCAGCGTCCCAGTGTGGACATCGTCACCGGGGTCATCAAGGCCAACCTGCCCAGTCGGCTCAGCTATCGCGTCAACACCAAGATCGACAGCCGCACCATCCTAGACTCAGGGGGCGGCGAGCAGCTTCTGGGCAAGGGCGATGCCCTCTTCCTGGCCCCGGGCAGCGCTCGGCCGCGCCGCATCCACGCCCCCTTCCTCTCCGAGGAGGAGACCCTCCGTCTTGTGGACTGGCTCAGGGAGCGGGGCAAGCCCGACTACAACCAGGCCCTGCTCAGCGCCATGGAGACGGACGAGGATACGGCCGGTGCCGACGAGGACCCGGGAGGCTCCGGTGGGGATGACATCTACGACCGCGCCGTGGCCGTGGTCCGTCGGGAGCGCAAGGCCAGCACCAGCCTCCTCCAGCGCAAGCTCAACATCGGCTATGGCCGTGCCGCCCGCCTCATCGACCGGATGGAGGAAGAGGGGCTGATCGGCCCTGACAGAGGTGCGAGCAAGCCGAGGGAAGTACTGGTGGAGGAGGCGTAG
- a CDS encoding polysaccharide deacetylase family protein, protein MPPVRPAPAPRPSPAKPAPKPAPQSGVPKGAPPASPLPRHGQDLWPGAGEALNFYRGPRGARRVCMTFDGGSTAEVALDILDALKARHIRTTFFLTGAFIRHYPDLVRRMADEGHEIGNHTLTHPHLAPGMRRDPRWTRERFQAELLETDRLFLHLVGRPMDPLWRAPYGEQTAEIRTWAEELGYRHVGWSEGADTLDWATVKERRLYHSGDAILDRLSSRMERRDGEGLIVLMHLGSGRPERDRPGRILGPWLDRALAAGWTFTTVGSYLKDSGKPVWDPRNRLPWLMGQ, encoded by the coding sequence GTGCCCCCGGTCCGGCCCGCCCCTGCGCCCCGCCCGTCTCCCGCGAAGCCTGCGCCGAAGCCCGCTCCCCAGTCTGGCGTGCCCAAAGGGGCTCCACCCGCGTCGCCGCTTCCCCGGCATGGGCAGGACCTGTGGCCCGGGGCCGGGGAGGCCCTCAATTTCTACCGAGGGCCCCGTGGAGCCCGCCGGGTGTGCATGACCTTTGATGGGGGCTCCACCGCCGAGGTGGCCCTGGACATCCTGGATGCCCTCAAGGCCAGGCACATCCGTACGACCTTCTTCCTGACCGGGGCCTTCATCCGGCACTACCCGGACCTCGTCCGCCGCATGGCGGATGAGGGGCATGAGATCGGGAACCACACGCTCACCCATCCCCATCTGGCTCCGGGCATGCGCCGGGATCCCCGCTGGACCCGGGAGCGCTTCCAGGCCGAGCTGCTGGAGACGGACCGGCTCTTCCTGCATCTTGTGGGGAGGCCCATGGATCCCCTCTGGCGAGCCCCCTATGGCGAGCAGACCGCCGAGATCAGGACCTGGGCCGAGGAACTGGGTTACCGCCACGTCGGATGGAGCGAAGGGGCCGATACCCTCGACTGGGCCACCGTGAAGGAGCGCCGGCTCTACCACTCTGGGGATGCCATCCTGGACCGCCTGAGCAGCCGGATGGAACGGCGGGATGGGGAGGGGCTCATCGTGCTCATGCATCTCGGATCGGGCCGACCCGAGCGGGACAGGCCCGGCCGGATCCTCGGCCCCTGGCTGGACAGGGCCCTGGCGGCGGGCTGGACCTTCACCACCGTCGGCAGCTATCTGAAGGACTCTGGCAAGCCGGTCTGGGATCCGCGGAACCGCTTGCCATGGCTCATGGGGCAGTAG
- a CDS encoding 6-carboxytetrahydropterin synthase gives MSLPTLTLQRPFVADHFHDLPGFMEPRHGHNWAVEAEVRLEGGGEEARFVAALDHWVSALDYSLLNEHGRLQGRNPTAELLAQWAFEHLEAAGCHPVRVRIREKANYWAACLERA, from the coding sequence GTGTCTCTGCCGACTCTGACCCTCCAGCGCCCCTTCGTGGCCGACCACTTCCATGACCTGCCCGGCTTCATGGAGCCCCGGCACGGGCACAACTGGGCCGTCGAGGCGGAGGTGAGGCTCGAGGGGGGCGGGGAGGAAGCGCGCTTCGTCGCGGCCCTGGACCACTGGGTGTCTGCGCTTGACTACAGCCTGCTCAATGAACATGGGCGGCTCCAGGGGCGGAATCCCACCGCCGAGCTGCTGGCCCAGTGGGCCTTCGAGCACCTGGAGGCGGCGGGCTGCCACCCGGTCCGTGTGCGGATCCGGGAGAAGGCGAACTACTGGGCGGCTTGCCTGGAGCGTGCATGA
- a CDS encoding HD domain-containing protein, with protein MMISDALPPDPRLLDRLKQRMAGEGRDGAHGLGHVLRVVRLASVLAQEEGAAEVICRSAALLHDLVYLPKNHPDSPRTAEYSAREARVWCMEHPGLAPCAEAVADAVETHSFSGGLAPRSLEGAVLQDADRLDALGAIGIARVFATGGSMGAGMWDEEDPWGEARQLDDKRYSLDHFERKLLRLAGGMNTGAGRREAERRHQRMLAYLEGLREEL; from the coding sequence ATGATGATAAGCGATGCCCTTCCTCCCGACCCCCGTCTCCTGGATCGCCTGAAACAGCGCATGGCCGGAGAGGGCAGGGACGGGGCCCACGGTCTGGGACATGTCCTGCGGGTCGTCCGTCTGGCCTCCGTCCTGGCCCAGGAGGAGGGGGCCGCGGAAGTGATCTGCCGTTCCGCGGCCCTTCTGCACGACCTGGTCTATCTGCCCAAGAACCATCCCGACTCGCCGAGGACGGCCGAGTACTCGGCCCGGGAGGCCCGCGTCTGGTGCATGGAGCATCCGGGACTGGCCCCCTGTGCGGAGGCTGTGGCCGATGCGGTGGAGACCCACAGCTTCTCCGGGGGGCTGGCTCCCCGCTCCCTGGAGGGGGCTGTGCTCCAGGACGCGGATCGCCTCGACGCCCTGGGGGCCATCGGCATTGCCCGGGTCTTCGCCACGGGCGGCTCCATGGGGGCGGGTATGTGGGATGAGGAGGATCCCTGGGGGGAGGCGCGGCAATTGGATGACAAGCGCTACAGTCTGGACCACTTCGAGCGCAAGCTGCTCCGCCTGGCTGGGGGCATGAACACCGGTGCCGGGCGGCGGGAGGCCGAAAGGCGCCACCAGCGGATGCTGGCCTATCTCGAAGGGCTCCGCGAGGAGCTGTGA